A region of Chitinophaga horti DNA encodes the following proteins:
- a CDS encoding vWA domain-containing protein yields MNLDTWKTIQFAQPEFFWLLLLIPVMIWWFLSRRRTHQAAMNVSSLQGLKGLPVSWKVRLRPLLFVLRMIAFAALVTALARPQTSNTSENINSEGIDIVMSIDISGSMLAEDLKPNRMEAAKKVAQNFIDSRISDRIGLVIFSGESFTQCPITTDHAVLKTQLSQIRSGMLADGTAIGMGLATAVDRLRSSKAKSKIIILLTDGVNNIGAVDPLTALEIAKAFKVRVYTIGVGTYGKAPSPATMPDGSLVMQMQDVQIDEPLMKQIAKETGGQYFRATDNRSLENIYQEIDKLERTKVEITSYKRFAEHFFPLAILALACILLETVLRYTIFRRLP; encoded by the coding sequence ATGAACCTGGATACCTGGAAAACTATACAATTCGCGCAGCCTGAATTTTTCTGGTTGCTGTTACTGATCCCGGTCATGATCTGGTGGTTTTTGTCGCGCCGCAGAACGCATCAGGCCGCTATGAATGTATCGTCGCTGCAGGGTTTGAAAGGATTGCCCGTATCCTGGAAAGTACGCTTACGGCCGTTGCTGTTCGTGTTGCGTATGATCGCTTTCGCTGCATTGGTAACCGCCCTTGCCCGTCCGCAAACATCTAATACATCCGAAAACATCAATAGCGAAGGTATCGATATCGTCATGAGTATCGATATATCAGGCAGTATGCTTGCCGAAGACCTGAAGCCCAACCGTATGGAAGCGGCGAAAAAGGTAGCACAGAACTTTATCGACAGTCGTATCAGCGATCGTATCGGGCTGGTTATTTTTTCAGGAGAAAGTTTTACCCAATGCCCGATCACAACCGACCACGCGGTGCTTAAAACACAGCTCTCGCAGATACGTAGCGGTATGCTGGCCGATGGTACTGCTATCGGTATGGGTTTGGCCACTGCGGTCGATCGCCTGCGCAGCAGCAAAGCAAAGAGTAAGATCATCATCCTTTTGACAGATGGTGTAAACAATATCGGCGCAGTGGACCCATTAACGGCGCTGGAGATTGCCAAGGCATTCAAAGTGCGGGTGTACACTATCGGCGTAGGTACTTACGGCAAAGCGCCGTCGCCCGCCACTATGCCCGATGGCAGCCTCGTCATGCAAATGCAGGACGTGCAGATCGATGAGCCGCTGATGAAACAGATTGCTAAGGAAACCGGTGGCCAGTACTTCCGCGCTACTGATAACCGCTCGCTCGAAAACATTTACCAGGAGATCGATAAACTCGAACGTACGAAGGTAGAAATCACATCGTATAAACGTTTCGCCGAACACTTCTTTCCGCTGGCAATACTGGCGCTGGCGTGTATACTGCTGGAGACTGTACTCCGTTACACCATCTTCCGCAGGCTGCCGTAA
- the rsgA gene encoding ribosome small subunit-dependent GTPase A, producing the protein MQALIYKSTGSWYVAKTAEGETLQARMKGVFKIDEDITSTNPIAVGDEVTLAREDGEAGNAMITGIAARRNYIVRSSPHGKHKKHIIAANLDQAVLVCTVKEPRTSQGFIDRFLVTAAAYHIPAVLVFNKKDVYRAKEMEKFEHWKAVYESIGYKVMLVSAEKKDGIDELKALMQDKTTLMSGHSGVGKSSLINEIMPGKELKTKAVSNWSGKGLHTTTFAEMFDLPFGGRLIDTPGVREFGIVDMEKTELSHYFLEMQPYLTQCQFNNCLHLNEPGCAVQQAVNDGDIDVDRFVSYASILETIEEKQY; encoded by the coding sequence ATGCAGGCACTCATATACAAATCGACCGGTAGCTGGTACGTGGCTAAAACCGCAGAGGGCGAAACCTTACAGGCCCGCATGAAGGGCGTTTTCAAAATTGATGAAGATATTACTTCCACCAATCCCATCGCTGTGGGTGATGAGGTAACGCTTGCCAGGGAAGATGGAGAAGCCGGTAACGCCATGATCACCGGTATCGCCGCGCGCCGCAACTACATCGTAAGAAGTTCCCCCCACGGAAAACATAAGAAGCACATTATTGCCGCCAACCTCGACCAGGCCGTATTGGTTTGTACGGTAAAGGAGCCGCGCACCTCGCAGGGCTTTATCGACCGCTTTCTCGTAACCGCCGCAGCTTATCACATTCCGGCCGTATTGGTCTTTAATAAGAAAGATGTGTACCGTGCAAAAGAAATGGAGAAGTTCGAGCATTGGAAGGCCGTGTACGAAAGCATCGGTTATAAAGTGATGCTCGTATCTGCCGAGAAGAAAGACGGTATTGATGAATTAAAAGCATTGATGCAGGATAAAACGACCTTGATGTCTGGCCACTCCGGCGTGGGTAAATCCTCCCTTATCAATGAAATTATGCCCGGCAAGGAGTTGAAGACGAAGGCCGTGAGCAACTGGAGTGGAAAGGGGCTACACACTACCACTTTTGCCGAGATGTTCGATCTGCCTTTCGGTGGTCGCCTGATCGATACGCCGGGCGTGCGTGAGTTCGGCATTGTGGATATGGAAAAAACAGAGCTTTCCCATTACTTTTTAGAGATGCAACCCTACCTGACGCAATGCCAGTTCAATAACTGTTTACATCTGAATGAGCCGGGCTGTGCGGTGCAGCAGGCGGTTAACGACGGAGACATAGATGTAGACCGCTTCGTCAGTTATGCGTCCATCCTGGAAACGATAGAAGAAAAGCAGTATTAA
- a CDS encoding DUF58 domain-containing protein: MDTSEILKKVRQIEIKTKGLTNHIFAGEYHSAFKGRGMSFSEVRDYTVGDDVRAIDWNVTARFNHPFIKVFEEERELTVMLMVDVSESGAFGTVKQTKRSLVTELCAVLAFSAIKNNDKVGVIFFSDGMEKYIPPKKGKSHILFIIRELLSFEPKRKGTNIAETLRFFNNVAKKRTIAFLMSDFLAANYQDALNIAAKRHDMIGIQVFDPRDKELPNVGLVQMKDGETGLTQWVDSGDKRVRDYYTNQFVQHSQYCKTSFVKSGAELVTIRTNEDYVKALQTFFLNRA; encoded by the coding sequence ATGGACACCTCAGAAATTTTAAAGAAGGTACGACAGATAGAAATTAAGACGAAGGGCCTGACGAACCACATCTTCGCCGGCGAGTACCATAGTGCCTTCAAAGGCCGCGGTATGTCGTTCAGCGAGGTGCGCGACTATACTGTTGGCGACGACGTAAGGGCGATCGACTGGAACGTGACCGCACGCTTTAATCACCCGTTCATTAAGGTGTTTGAGGAAGAGCGCGAACTTACGGTGATGCTGATGGTCGACGTGAGCGAAAGCGGCGCGTTCGGCACGGTGAAGCAGACAAAACGCAGCCTGGTAACAGAGTTGTGCGCAGTACTCGCCTTTTCTGCCATTAAAAATAATGATAAGGTAGGGGTGATCTTTTTTAGTGATGGAATGGAAAAATACATCCCGCCTAAAAAAGGTAAATCGCATATTCTCTTTATCATCCGCGAACTGTTGTCGTTCGAACCGAAACGTAAAGGCACTAACATTGCCGAAACGTTGCGGTTTTTTAATAACGTTGCGAAGAAGCGTACGATCGCGTTCCTGATGAGCGACTTCCTGGCGGCTAATTACCAGGATGCGTTGAACATCGCCGCCAAACGGCATGATATGATCGGGATACAGGTATTTGATCCGCGTGATAAAGAGTTGCCAAACGTAGGACTGGTGCAGATGAAGGACGGGGAAACAGGGCTTACGCAGTGGGTAGATTCCGGCGATAAACGGGTGCGTGATTATTATACCAACCAGTTCGTGCAACATTCTCAATATTGTAAAACATCTTTTGTTAAAAGCGGGGCAGAGCTTGTCACGATTCGTACCAACGAAGATTATGTGAAGGCGCTGCAAACGTTTTTCCTGAACAGGGCATAG
- a CDS encoding OmpA family protein, protein MKRMKLMVVAALSGTIVFSSCNTWNGMNNTGKGAVIGTSGGAATGAVIGRAAGNTALGAIIGAAVGGTAGVLIGKKMDKQAEEIKNEVPNAQVERVGEGINVTFDSGVLFGFDKSDLTAQAKSNIHELAEILNKYPDTHVRVEGHTDDKGTDSYNYSLSERRANAVATYLKAQGVAANRVQTFWFGETQPKVANDSEANRAQNRRVEFSIFANEKMKSDAKNEAGKQ, encoded by the coding sequence ATGAAACGAATGAAACTTATGGTGGTAGCGGCCTTGTCTGGAACAATCGTGTTCAGCAGCTGTAACACCTGGAATGGAATGAACAACACTGGTAAAGGTGCAGTAATTGGTACATCCGGCGGTGCAGCTACCGGTGCGGTAATTGGCCGTGCGGCAGGTAACACAGCCCTCGGCGCTATCATTGGTGCAGCTGTAGGTGGTACTGCAGGTGTACTGATCGGTAAAAAAATGGACAAACAGGCCGAAGAAATAAAGAACGAAGTGCCGAATGCACAGGTAGAACGTGTAGGTGAAGGTATTAACGTAACCTTCGACTCCGGTGTACTTTTCGGTTTCGATAAATCAGATCTTACCGCCCAGGCGAAATCTAACATTCACGAACTGGCAGAGATCCTGAATAAATACCCGGATACGCACGTACGTGTAGAAGGTCATACCGATGATAAAGGTACCGACTCCTACAACTACAGCCTGTCTGAAAGGCGTGCAAACGCTGTGGCTACTTACCTGAAAGCTCAGGGTGTGGCTGCTAACAGGGTGCAAACATTCTGGTTTGGCGAAACACAGCCTAAAGTAGCGAACGATTCTGAAGCTAATCGCGCACAGAACCGTCGTGTAGAGTTTTCCATCTTTGCGAACGAGAAAATGAAATCAGACGCTAAGAACGAAGCTGGCAAACAGTAA
- a CDS encoding gamma carbonic anhydrase family protein produces the protein MPVILPVKGVLPELGENCFVAPNATIVGDVVSGDDCSFWFNCVVRGDVNSIRLGNKVNVQDGAVIHCTYEKTKAIIGNNVSIGHNAIVHGCTVEDNVLIGMGAIVMDNAHIGSNTIIAAGAVVLENTKVEAGCIYAGVPAKKVKEISQELISGEINRIANNYLMYSGWFKETPGE, from the coding sequence ATGCCCGTTATTTTACCTGTTAAAGGCGTACTTCCAGAGCTGGGAGAAAACTGTTTTGTAGCCCCCAATGCCACGATCGTAGGCGATGTGGTGAGCGGCGACGATTGTAGCTTCTGGTTCAATTGCGTGGTACGCGGCGATGTGAACAGCATTCGTTTGGGCAATAAAGTCAATGTACAGGACGGCGCGGTGATCCACTGCACTTATGAAAAAACGAAAGCAATCATCGGCAACAATGTATCTATCGGGCATAACGCCATCGTGCATGGCTGTACGGTAGAAGATAATGTGCTCATCGGCATGGGCGCTATTGTAATGGACAATGCCCACATCGGCAGCAATACGATCATAGCGGCTGGCGCGGTAGTATTGGAGAATACGAAGGTAGAAGCAGGTTGCATTTATGCAGGTGTACCCGCAAAAAAGGTGAAGGAGATCAGCCAGGAGTTAATAAGCGGCGAAATCAACCGCATCGCGAATAACTACCTGATGTACAGCGGTTGGTTCAAGGAAACGCCGGGAGAATAG
- a CDS encoding aspartate aminotransferase family protein encodes MNNRQLFLQHVAQTSDAPLAIEMVKASGMYMEDAQGKQYLDLIAGISVCNVGHCHPAVVKAIQEQAASYMHLLVYGEFVQSPQVAYAKLLSDHLPENLDCVYFTNSGSEATEGAMKLAKRHTGRTEIIAFKNSYHGSTQGSLSLIGDEYWRNAYRPLLPDVQHLSYNSFESIAQITTRTACVIAETVQAEAGVHPPAKEWIQALRKKCTETGTLLVLDEIQCGLGRNGTLWAFEQFGVVPDVLLLGKALGAGMPLGAFIASKDIMWCLTNNPVLGHITTFGGHPVNCAAGMAGMKALLAEQMIKDVAAKGALFVSLLKHPSIKAVRCLGLMLAVEFDSFAVNKKVIDYCIANGVITDWFLFAPECLRIVPPLIISEAEIKHACEVILQGIDATA; translated from the coding sequence ATGAACAACAGGCAGCTTTTTTTACAACATGTGGCGCAAACATCGGATGCGCCGCTGGCGATTGAAATGGTGAAGGCATCGGGCATGTATATGGAAGATGCGCAGGGTAAACAGTACCTGGACCTTATTGCGGGCATCAGCGTTTGTAATGTAGGCCATTGCCACCCTGCGGTGGTAAAGGCTATACAGGAACAGGCGGCGTCTTACATGCACCTGCTGGTATACGGCGAGTTTGTGCAAAGTCCGCAGGTGGCGTACGCCAAACTGCTGTCTGACCACTTGCCTGAAAACCTCGATTGCGTTTATTTCACTAACTCCGGTAGCGAGGCTACTGAAGGTGCGATGAAGCTGGCTAAACGGCACACTGGCCGTACGGAGATCATCGCTTTCAAAAACAGCTACCACGGCTCCACGCAGGGCTCCTTAAGCCTGATCGGCGATGAATACTGGCGTAATGCCTATCGCCCGCTGTTGCCGGATGTACAACATCTTTCATACAATTCATTCGAATCGATAGCACAGATCACCACCCGCACGGCCTGTGTGATTGCAGAAACAGTACAGGCGGAAGCCGGTGTGCATCCACCAGCAAAAGAGTGGATACAAGCCTTACGTAAAAAGTGCACGGAAACGGGAACTTTACTGGTGCTGGATGAGATCCAATGTGGTCTTGGGCGCAACGGAACATTATGGGCGTTTGAACAGTTCGGTGTAGTGCCGGATGTGTTGCTGCTCGGCAAAGCATTGGGTGCAGGTATGCCGCTGGGTGCGTTTATTGCTTCCAAAGATATTATGTGGTGCCTGACGAATAATCCTGTGTTAGGCCATATCACCACGTTTGGCGGGCACCCGGTAAACTGCGCCGCCGGTATGGCTGGTATGAAAGCCTTGCTCGCGGAGCAAATGATTAAAGATGTAGCTGCGAAGGGAGCGTTGTTCGTTTCGCTATTGAAACATCCGTCAATTAAAGCGGTGCGCTGCCTGGGCCTTATGCTGGCAGTCGAGTTCGACAGCTTCGCCGTCAACAAAAAAGTAATTGACTATTGCATTGCCAATGGTGTCATCACCGACTGGTTCCTGTTTGCCCCGGAATGCCTGCGCATTGTGCCGCCGTTAATCATCTCCGAAGCAGAAATCAAACATGCCTGCGAAGTGATCTTACAGGGCATAGATGCTACTGCGTAG
- a CDS encoding AAA family ATPase, with protein sequence MENTSYDIRQLNEKIHQASSFVDLLQMELGKAIVGQKYMVERLLIGLLAQGHVLLEGVPGLAKTLSIKSLSQAINAKFSRIQFTPDLLPADVVGTMIYNQQKNEFVVRRGPIFANFILADEINRAPAKVQSALLEAMQERQITIGDTTFKLDEPFLVLATQNPIEQEGTYTLPEAQVDRFMLKVVIGYPTKEEERLIIRQNLNPEGMQKISPIIDPQDILNARKLVREVYMDEKIERYILDVVFATRNPEDYKLQKLKPLIAYGGSPRASINLALASKAYAFMKRRGYVIPEDVRNVCFDVMRHRVGLTYEAEAENVTSENILSEILNAVEVP encoded by the coding sequence ATGGAAAATACATCGTACGATATCCGCCAGTTAAATGAAAAGATTCACCAGGCCAGCTCGTTTGTTGATTTGCTGCAAATGGAACTGGGCAAGGCGATCGTTGGACAAAAATACATGGTTGAAAGGCTGCTGATCGGTCTGCTCGCCCAGGGTCACGTATTGCTCGAAGGCGTACCCGGTCTGGCTAAAACGTTGTCGATCAAATCGCTGTCACAAGCCATTAACGCTAAATTCAGCCGTATCCAGTTCACCCCCGACCTGTTGCCGGCCGACGTAGTAGGTACGATGATCTATAACCAGCAGAAGAACGAATTTGTTGTACGTCGCGGTCCCATCTTTGCCAACTTTATCCTGGCAGATGAGATTAACCGTGCCCCGGCAAAAGTACAGAGCGCCCTGCTCGAAGCGATGCAGGAACGCCAGATCACGATCGGTGATACTACTTTCAAACTGGATGAGCCTTTCCTGGTACTGGCTACGCAAAACCCGATTGAGCAGGAAGGTACTTACACGCTGCCGGAAGCGCAGGTAGACCGTTTCATGCTGAAGGTGGTGATCGGCTATCCTACGAAAGAGGAAGAACGCCTGATCATCCGGCAGAACCTGAACCCGGAAGGCATGCAGAAGATATCGCCGATCATCGATCCGCAGGATATTCTCAATGCGCGTAAATTGGTGCGTGAAGTGTACATGGACGAGAAGATTGAACGTTATATCCTGGATGTGGTGTTCGCCACCCGTAACCCGGAAGACTATAAACTACAGAAGCTGAAGCCACTTATCGCTTATGGTGGTTCGCCCCGTGCGAGCATCAACCTGGCGCTGGCTTCCAAAGCATATGCGTTTATGAAACGCCGCGGTTATGTAATTCCGGAAGACGTTCGTAACGTATGTTTCGATGTAATGCGCCACCGCGTGGGCCTAACGTACGAAGCAGAAGCAGAGAACGTAACAAGCGAAAACATCCTCAGCGAAATCCTGAACGCGGTAGAAGTACCATAG
- the gcvH gene encoding glycine cleavage system protein GcvH, whose protein sequence is MNFPSNLRYTKDHEWVLLEGNIATIGITEFAQRELGDIVFVDIPNVGKTLGAEEVFGTVEAVKTVSDLFLPVAGTVNEVNPALDGSPELVNSDPYGEGWMVKVTVSNPADVEALLSADAYKELVGE, encoded by the coding sequence ATGAACTTTCCATCTAATCTCCGCTACACCAAAGACCATGAGTGGGTACTGCTTGAGGGGAATATTGCAACAATTGGCATTACTGAGTTTGCGCAACGCGAGTTGGGCGACATCGTGTTCGTAGACATTCCGAACGTTGGCAAGACCCTTGGTGCTGAAGAAGTTTTCGGTACTGTAGAAGCGGTAAAAACCGTATCCGACCTGTTTTTGCCGGTAGCTGGCACGGTTAATGAGGTTAACCCTGCACTGGATGGCTCGCCCGAACTGGTTAACAGCGATCCATATGGTGAAGGCTGGATGGTGAAAGTGACCGTTAGCAACCCTGCTGATGTAGAAGCTTTGTTGAGCGCTGATGCTTACAAAGAGCTCGTTGGCGAATAA
- a CDS encoding peptidylprolyl isomerase yields the protein MRTLLLALCFCLALQPAMAEKNRKVKVITPYGTMIIKLYDQTPKHRNNFLKLTRKHFYDSLLFHRVIKDFMIQGGDPDSRRAKAGEELGNGSVGYTVPAEFQLDLFHKKGVLAAARDDNPAKASDGCQFYIVQGKKFTDEELDKVEKNRLGGRKIPVDQRAVYKKIGGTPHLDQSYTVFGEVIKGMEVIDKIAAVKTDQRNRPVTDVPMKIRVVKKLLLF from the coding sequence ATGCGCACCCTTTTGCTCGCATTATGTTTTTGCCTGGCCTTACAGCCCGCCATGGCCGAAAAGAACCGTAAAGTAAAAGTGATCACACCCTATGGCACCATGATCATTAAACTGTACGATCAAACACCCAAACACCGGAACAACTTCCTGAAGCTTACCAGGAAACATTTTTACGACAGCCTGTTGTTTCACCGTGTGATCAAAGATTTTATGATACAGGGGGGCGATCCGGATTCGCGCAGGGCAAAGGCTGGTGAGGAATTGGGGAATGGCAGCGTAGGTTATACAGTGCCCGCAGAGTTTCAGCTCGACCTGTTTCATAAGAAAGGCGTGTTGGCTGCAGCAAGGGACGACAATCCGGCTAAAGCATCCGACGGTTGCCAGTTTTACATTGTTCAGGGCAAAAAGTTCACCGACGAGGAACTTGACAAGGTGGAGAAGAATCGCCTTGGAGGCCGCAAGATCCCGGTAGATCAGCGCGCCGTGTATAAAAAGATCGGCGGCACACCACATCTCGATCAAAGTTATACCGTGTTTGGAGAAGTGATCAAAGGCATGGAAGTGATTGACAAAATCGCGGCCGTTAAGACAGATCAACGTAATCGCCCGGTGACCGACGTTCCCATGAAAATAAGAGTGGTGAAGAAACTGCTGCTGTTCTGA
- a CDS encoding DUF937 domain-containing protein codes for MLDQLLQLVKSSANEAVVNNPAVPNEQNEAVISEASNAVATGLQNELANGNTQGVLSLLSGKAEANESNPVVNNISGNLVGSLVQKFGLNSGTASQIAGALIPMVLGKLVKKTNDPGDSSFNLPDILNSLTGGSASGLNLGGVLAKLGLDKDGDGDVDFQDLTSMLSKGAKQQQQQKGESGGLGGLLGGLFN; via the coding sequence ATGTTAGATCAGCTATTGCAATTAGTGAAAAGCTCCGCCAACGAGGCCGTGGTAAACAACCCCGCCGTTCCCAATGAGCAAAATGAAGCCGTGATCAGCGAGGCATCCAACGCCGTAGCTACCGGTTTGCAGAACGAACTGGCGAATGGTAACACACAGGGCGTATTGAGCCTGTTAAGCGGCAAAGCGGAAGCAAATGAGAGCAACCCCGTGGTAAACAACATTTCCGGTAACCTGGTAGGCAGCCTGGTACAAAAGTTCGGACTAAACAGCGGCACCGCTTCACAGATCGCGGGCGCTTTGATCCCGATGGTATTGGGTAAACTCGTAAAAAAGACCAACGACCCCGGCGACAGCAGCTTTAACCTGCCCGACATCCTGAACTCCCTCACCGGTGGCAGCGCATCAGGCCTTAACCTGGGCGGCGTATTGGCCAAACTTGGTTTGGACAAAGATGGCGACGGCGATGTCGATTTCCAGGACCTTACCAGCATGCTGAGCAAAGGGGCTAAACAGCAACAGCAGCAAAAGGGCGAAAGTGGTGGCCTCGGTGGATTGCTGGGTGGATTGTTCAACTAA
- a CDS encoding amidohydrolase family protein, whose product MPEWIKLTARDIFDGRRFLGEDKVLVMRPDGAVEAIIDRSEAGEEVRRLDGWLSPGLINTHCHLELSHMKGRIPEKTGLPDFLTTVMTQRQPDSPEQIAEAIAAAETAMLEAGIVAVGDICNTVNTIPQKQKSNLYYHSFVECMGFVDASAPARFAQMQEVYQAFRQLDAAGVHTTTLSPHAPYSVSATLFRLLSDLREEDPITIHNQECFAENMLYESRAGAFLGFYKNFGMDISGFRATGQTSLPSYLPYFQSPGNMLLVHNTFTSEEDIRFAAGSAKNIFWCLCPNANIYIEDTLPYIALFREQGGVMTIGTDSLASNHQLSVWEEAKTLHEHHADVPLEEIMQWATLNGARALGIENTFGSFEKGKKPGVTVIDKDSKKVSI is encoded by the coding sequence ATGCCGGAATGGATTAAGTTAACTGCCCGCGATATCTTCGACGGGCGCAGGTTTCTGGGGGAGGATAAAGTTTTGGTGATGCGACCTGATGGGGCCGTGGAGGCCATTATTGACCGCTCCGAGGCAGGGGAGGAGGTGCGCCGGCTGGACGGCTGGCTAAGTCCGGGCCTGATCAATACCCATTGTCACCTCGAATTATCGCACATGAAAGGCCGCATTCCGGAAAAAACGGGTTTGCCGGACTTTCTTACCACGGTGATGACACAGAGGCAACCGGATAGCCCGGAGCAGATTGCCGAAGCGATTGCCGCGGCAGAAACGGCTATGTTGGAGGCGGGCATCGTAGCGGTAGGGGATATTTGTAATACGGTAAACACTATCCCGCAGAAGCAAAAAAGCAACCTGTATTATCACTCCTTTGTAGAATGTATGGGCTTCGTCGACGCAAGCGCCCCCGCCAGGTTCGCGCAAATGCAGGAGGTGTACCAGGCCTTCCGCCAGCTGGATGCGGCTGGTGTACATACCACCACTTTGTCGCCACATGCCCCATATTCGGTCTCGGCCACCCTGTTCCGACTGCTGTCGGATCTCCGGGAGGAAGACCCTATTACCATCCACAACCAGGAGTGTTTCGCAGAAAATATGCTGTACGAATCCCGCGCCGGCGCTTTTCTTGGCTTTTATAAAAATTTCGGGATGGATATCAGTGGGTTCAGGGCGACGGGGCAAACCAGTCTGCCATCTTACCTGCCGTATTTCCAGTCGCCGGGTAATATGCTGCTCGTCCACAATACGTTCACTTCCGAAGAGGATATTCGTTTCGCCGCCGGTTCCGCCAAAAACATTTTTTGGTGCCTGTGTCCGAACGCCAATATTTATATCGAAGACACGCTTCCCTATATCGCGCTGTTCCGCGAACAAGGCGGGGTGATGACGATCGGTACCGACAGCCTCGCCTCCAATCACCAGTTATCAGTTTGGGAAGAAGCGAAAACGCTGCACGAGCACCATGCGGATGTTCCGCTCGAAGAGATCATGCAATGGGCTACGCTTAACGGCGCCCGCGCATTGGGAATAGAAAATACGTTCGGCAGTTTCGAGAAAGGTAAAAAACCAGGCGTAACAGTCATCGATAAAGACAGTAAAAAAGTATCTATTTAA
- the prfA gene encoding peptide chain release factor 1 yields MIDKQEAIRGRFEQVSLALTNPEVVSDNKQFSKYSKEYRQLEKIVKAYKAYTDLLDAIAFNKEVLESGDEEMRELAKAETESLAEQKDEAEANIRNLLIPKDPQDERNAILEIRGGTGGDEAALFAGDLLRMYLRFCENRGYKVAVMSETAGSAGGYKEVVLEVNGDDVYGTLKFESGVHRVQRVPATEASGRVHTSAATVAVLPEADEVDVEIRDADIKMDTFRSSGAGGQHVNKTESAVRLTHIPTGTVVECQEGRSQHSNRDIAMKMLRTRIWEVAVRKHEDAIAAQRKSLVSTGDRSAKIRTYNYPQGRVTDHRIGMTVYNLDAFMNGDIQDMIQALQFAENAEKMKQGH; encoded by the coding sequence ATGATAGATAAACAGGAAGCCATAAGAGGCCGTTTTGAACAGGTATCGCTGGCGCTTACCAACCCCGAGGTGGTGAGCGACAACAAGCAGTTTTCCAAATACAGCAAGGAATACCGCCAGCTGGAAAAGATCGTAAAGGCCTACAAAGCCTACACCGACCTGCTGGATGCTATTGCCTTTAACAAGGAAGTGCTGGAAAGCGGCGATGAGGAAATGCGGGAACTGGCGAAAGCCGAGACCGAGTCCCTGGCAGAACAAAAGGACGAGGCCGAGGCTAACATCCGCAACCTCCTCATTCCCAAAGATCCCCAGGATGAGCGTAATGCCATCCTTGAAATACGTGGCGGTACCGGTGGCGACGAAGCCGCCCTTTTCGCCGGCGACCTGCTGCGCATGTACCTCCGTTTCTGTGAAAACAGGGGTTATAAAGTAGCTGTGATGAGCGAAACCGCGGGTTCCGCAGGCGGCTACAAGGAAGTAGTACTGGAAGTGAACGGCGACGATGTGTACGGCACCCTCAAGTTTGAGTCCGGCGTACACCGCGTACAACGCGTACCCGCCACCGAGGCTTCCGGACGTGTACACACCTCCGCTGCCACCGTGGCTGTATTACCCGAGGCCGATGAGGTAGACGTGGAAATCCGCGACGCCGATATTAAAATGGACACCTTCCGTTCCTCCGGCGCGGGTGGTCAGCACGTAAACAAAACGGAATCGGCCGTACGTCTTACCCACATTCCTACGGGCACCGTGGTAGAGTGCCAGGAAGGCCGCAGCCAGCACAGTAACCGCGACATTGCGATGAAAATGCTGCGTACCCGCATCTGGGAGGTAGCCGTGCGTAAACATGAAGATGCGATCGCCGCGCAACGTAAATCACTGGTAAGCACCGGCGACCGTTCCGCCAAAATCCGCACTTATAACTATCCACAGGGTAGGGTAACCGACCACCGTATCGGCATGACCGTCTACAACCTGGACGCCTTCATGAACGGCGACATCCAGGACATGATCCAGGCGTTGCAGTTCGCGGAGAACGCCGAAAAAATGAAGCAGGGACACTAA